One Eurosta solidaginis isolate ZX-2024a chromosome 1, ASM4086904v1, whole genome shotgun sequence genomic window, TtcactaaaaaaaaacaacaacagataATAAATTAATTTGGTTGCCTTTGGCCAGCGAAAGCCATATCTTGCGCATCATGTGGCTCTTGCGAAGAACGCGACCAAGCGTGTGGATCCCAAGCAGGTGATGCATGTTCAAAATGATCAACATGTTCCACATGAGCAGGCAAATCTAAATGATGATCAACATGGTGATCGACATGATGATCAACATGATGTGGCACTACATCAATATGATGTGGTACTATATGTTCGATGTGATGTGGATAGTGGTCGATATGATGTGGAATATGTTCAATATGTTCGACATGGTCGACATGATGTGGATAGTGTACGACTTCATAATTAATGATCTGTAGAAAAGTCAATTGTACTGAGTAAAATGAGTTTAGAAAAATGAGCAAAGTAATTACCTTTGGTTTAGCTATCTTAAAAATAACCAAAGCGCCTGACAACACCAACGACAGCAAACCCAGAGTCATAGCCTTCCATGTCTTCAATGCAATCAAAGCCAATGCAAGTGGTACCAGCACAGTGGTCTTCAGCTTCAAACCTATGAGGAAGGGCAAAAGCA contains:
- the Osi18 gene encoding uncharacterized protein Osi18 isoform X2; this translates as MRTYAIVFVVALTTANAYAGTAQMTPTRSATDVAFDMYHSCLKGFSTSCVQPKAMQWFKEALQQDEIHITEQLSIVRTNRMNPIQQRSYNPQEQMFNDIDNFLATHALRIKAPEFLKSQEARSYWSDFLMSNTLANDSMVPLVENNPQQGLKLKTTVLVPLALALIALKTWKAMTLGLLSLVLSGALVIFKIAKPKIINYEVVHYPHHVDHVEHIEHIPHHIDHYPHHIEHIVPHHIDVVPHHVDHHVDHHVDHHLDLPAHVEHVDHFEHASPAWDPHAWSRSSQEPHDAQDMAFAGQRQPN
- the Osi18 gene encoding uncharacterized protein Osi18 isoform X1 yields the protein MRTYAIVFVVALTTANAYAGTAQMTPTRSATDVAFDMYHSCLKGFSTSCVQPKAMQWFKEALQQDEIHITEQLSIVRTNRMNPIQQRSYNPQEQMFNDIDNFLATHALRIKAPEFLKSQEARSYWSDFLMSNTLANDSMVPLVENNPQQGRGMVRKVLLPFLIGLKLKTTVLVPLALALIALKTWKAMTLGLLSLVLSGALVIFKIAKPKIINYEVVHYPHHVDHVEHIEHIPHHIDHYPHHIEHIVPHHIDVVPHHVDHHVDHHVDHHLDLPAHVEHVDHFEHASPAWDPHAWSRSSQEPHDAQDMAFAGQRQPN